The following proteins are co-located in the Fusarium verticillioides 7600 chromosome 7, whole genome shotgun sequence genome:
- a CDS encoding 26S protease regulatory subunit 6B, translating to MGDVAVENPANQVAPHKRTAHSAIPTIDNFEGVSTDGGDDYANLKKLQRQLEYIQLQEEYIKDEQRSLKRELVRAQEEIKRIQSVPLVIGQFMEAIDQNTGIVQSSTGSNYVVRILSTLDREKLKASSSVALHRHSNALVDILPPEADSSIAMLGADEKPDVTYADVGGLDMQKQEIREAVELPLTHFDLYKQIGIDPPRGVLLYGPPGTGKTMLVKAVANSTTANFIRVVGSEFVQKYLGEGPRMVRDVFRMARENSPAIIFIDEIDAIATKRFDAQTGADREVQRILLELLNQMDGFDQTANVKVIMATNRADTLDPALLRPGRLDRKIEFPSLRDRRERRLIFSTIAGKMSLAPEVDLDSLIVRNDPLSGAVIAAIMQEAGLRAVRKNRYNIIQSDLEDAYSSQVKGTGEENKFDFYK from the exons ATGGGTGACGTCGCTGTCGAAAACCCAGCAAACCAAGTGGCACCTCACAAGAGGACCGCACACTCAGCTATTCCCACCATTGATAACTTCGAGGGTGTATCAACCGATGGAGGAGACGACTATGcgaacctcaagaagctccagagGCAACTAGA GTACATCCAGCTGCAAGAAGAGTacatcaaggatgagcaaAG GAGTTTGAAGCGTGAGCTTGTacgagctcaagaagagatTAAGCGGATTCAGAGCGTGCCATTAGTTATAGGACAGTTTATGGAGGCTATTGACCAAAA TACTGGAATTGTGCAGTCTAGCACCGGATCCAACTATGTCGTCAGAATCCTCTCTACCCTCGACcgggagaagctcaaggcttcCTCCTCAGTTGCCCTCCATCGACACTCCAACGCCCTTGTCGATATTCTCCCCCCTGAGGCCGACTCCTCCATTGCTATGCTTGGTGCCGACGAGAAGCCCGATGTGACATACGCCGATGTCGGTGGTCTGGACATGCAGAAGCAGGAGATTCGCGAGGCTGTCGAGCTCCCCTTGACACACTTCGACCTCTACAAGCAGATCGGTATCGACCCCCCTCGAGGTGTTCTGCTCTACGGCCCTCCTGGTACCGGCAAGACCATGTTGGTCAAGGCCGTTGCCAACTCGACCACCGCCAACTTCATCCGTGTTGTCGGTTCTGAGTTCGTTCAGAAGTATCTCGGTGAGGGCCCCCGAATGGTCCGTGATGTCTTCCGCATGGCTCGCGAGAACTCTCCCGCCATTATCTTCATCGATGAAATCGACGCCATTGCCACCAAGCGATTCGACGCCCAGACCGGTGCCGATCGAGAAGTCCAGCGTATTCTCCTCGAACTTCTCAACCAGATGGACGGTTTCGATCAGACCGCTAacgtcaaggtcatcatggccaccaACCGAGCCGATACTCTTGATCCTGCTCTTCTCCGACCTGGACGTCTCGACCGAAAGATCGAATTCCCCTCTCTGCGAGATCGCCGTGAACGACGCCTCATCTTCTCGACCATCGCCGGCAAGATGAGTCTGGCTCCCGAGGTCGATCTCGACTCCCTTATTGTCCGAAACGACCCTCTTTCCGGTGCTGTCATCGCTGCGATCATGCAGGAGGCCGGCCTCCGTGCTGTCCGTAAAAACCGTTACAACATCATTCAGAGTGATCTTGAGGACGCCTACTCAAGCCAGGTCAAGGGTACCGGCGAAGAGAACAAGTTCGATTTCTACAAATAG
- a CDS encoding S-(hydroxymethyl)glutathione synthase — protein sequence MASSSNRNIISKNKTPIAVAAALVSAAAVITSIYRSVTTSKMSHNLHPSLKNGITKGSPNFSGGKLRCKCSSNPVEVTLSGQVAHNHACGCSKCWKPEGALFSVVAVIPRDQLQVTANGDKLTIVDKSAAIQRNACRDCGVHLFGRIENDHPFKGLDFVHVELSDEKGWQEPQFAAFVSSIIEQGFPADKANEVRQQFKDLGLESYDALSPPLMDAIASWTAAKSKI from the coding sequence atggcttcatcctccaaccgaaacatcatctccaagaataAAACTCCCATCGCCGTTGCCGCCGCCCTAGTATCAGCTGCTGCAGTAATCACTTCCATCTACCGTTCAGTAACCACCTCCAAGATGTCTCACAACCTCCACCCCAGCCTCAAGAACGGCATCACCAAGGGTTCTCCCAACTTCTCTGGTGGCAAGCTCCGCTGCAAGTGCTCCTCCAACCCTGTCGAGGTCACCCTCAGCGGCCAGGTCGCTCACAACCACGCCTGCGGATGCTCCAAGTGCTGGAAGCCCGAGGGTGCTCTCTTCTCCGTCGTCGCTGTCATCCCCCGCGACCAGCTCCAGGTCACTGCCAACGGTGACAAGCTCACCATCGTTGACAAGAGCGCTGCTATTCAGCGAAACGCCTGCCGTGACTGCGGTGTCCACCTGTTCGGTCGCATTGAGAACGATCACCCCTTCAAGGGTCTCGACTTTGTCCACGTCGAGCTctctgatgagaagggctgGCAAGAGCCTCAGTTCGCCGCCTTTGtctcttccatcatcgagCAGGGCTTCCCTGCTGACAAGGCCAACGAGGTTCGACAGCAGTtcaaggaccttggcctCGAGTCCTACGATGCTCTGTCTCCCCCTCTGATGGACGCCATCGCTTCTTGGACCGccgccaagtccaagatctAA
- a CDS encoding hypothetical protein (At least one base has a quality score < 10): MSDLVKRLSSSMPLVARARNARRIMSNDIPERMTAEEQPYCIWHPDMATEDAYRSMASGFPDMRYQVGRACAAAGYHALYQELDLLPEVSIAEEGRESETDGGKLIYDEIMSFKYRYVIMDDCKRTVELMDYVCPVYLNALRGIARRFNDDLLPCTEEDMHLGLEVQELDERHDMLTDNEAKLLYNPLPRDLPTVKKTLLTQMAAHDGNIERYAQLAKSGRTLTQLDQDCVIRGIIHHTMYARWWADQIKNDTIYARSSPYVWDIQRAIMARRIMLNDASAFEEGWPPGVPMPYIIWWPLQPQPDMLGLLAMKVSEMKTAVRGGCDCLRLRECLQEP, from the exons ATGAGTGACCTCGTCAAACGCCTCAGCTCTTCAATGCCTCTGGTCGCTCGAGCCCGCAACGCTCGCCGCATCATGAGCAACGACATACCGGAGCGGATGACGGCAGAGGAGCAGCCATACTGTATATGGCATCCCGACATGGCCACCGAGGATGCCTACCGCTCAATGGCCTCTGGATTCCCCGACATGCGCTATCAGGTCGGCCGTGCGTGTGCTGCAGCAGGTTATCACGCCCTCTACCAGGAGCTTGATCTCCTGCCTGAAGTGTCCATCGCTGAAGAGGGGCGAGAAAGCGAGACAGATGGCGGGAAACTCATCTATGACGAGATCATGAGTTTCAAATATCGCTATGTCATCATGGACGACTGCAAACGCACGGTAGAATTGATGGACTATGTATGCCCGGTGTATCTCAACG CTCTACGAGGCATTGCACGCCGCTTCAATGACGACCTTCTCCCATGCACCGAAGAGGACATGCATCTCGGCCTCGAAGTCCAAGAATTAGATGAAAGGCATGATATGCTGACCGATAACGAGGCGAAGCTGCTCTATAACCCTCTGCCTCGCGATCTGCCGACGGTGAAAAAGACTTTGTTGACACAGATGGCAGCCCACGACGGCAACATCGAACGCTATGCCCAGCTCGCCAAGTCTGGAAGAACATTAACGCAACTAGACCAAGACTGTGTCATCCGTGGTATCATACATCACACTATGTATGCTCGCTGGTGGGCGGACCAGATCAAGAACGACACCATCTATGCTAGGTCTTCCCCATACGTGTGGGATATTCAGCGAGCCATAATGGCACGTCGAATCATGCTCAACGACGCTTCCGCATTCGAAGAAGGCTGGCCACCAGGAGTCCCGATGCCCTACATCATCTGGTGGCCCCTACAACCGCAGCCAGATAtgcttggtcttcttgcCATGAAGGTGTCTGAGATGAAGACGGCAGTGCGCGGCGGCTGCGATTGTCTGCGATTACGAGAATGTCTACAAGAGCCTTGA
- a CDS encoding endoribonuclease L-PSP produces MAPQIEAVSTKSAPAPLPQFSQAVKHNGMVYCSGNVGAIPGTNFELVEGTVKDRARQAIKNLEAILKESGSSLRNIVKMNIYITNMQNFALVNEAYDEFFTWEPKPARTCVAVFQLPLGTDVEIECTAALD; encoded by the exons ATGGCCCCTCAGATCGAAGCTGTTTCCACCAAATCGGCTCCGGCTCCGCTGCCGCAGTTCTCCCAGGCTGTTAAGCACAATGGCATGGTGTACTGCTCCGGAAACGTCGGAGCCATTCCTGGGACGAACTTTGAGCTGGTAGAGGGAACAGTTAAAGATAGAGCG CGACAAGCtatcaagaatcttgagGCTATCCTCAAAGAGTCCGGCAGTAGTTTGagaaacatcgtcaagatgAACATCTACATCACAAACATGCAAAACTTTGCTCTTGTGAACGAAGCATACGATGAGTTCTTCACTTGGGAGCCCAAGCCG GCTAGAACTTGTGTAGCGGTCTTTCAGCTACCGTTGGGAACcgatgttgagattgagtgCACTGCAGCTCTAGACTAG
- a CDS encoding vacuolar protease A: MKGALLTAAALLGSAQAGVHKMKLNKVPLADQLATNSVEDHLQSLGQKYLGASRPKNAADYAFATNTVNVEGGHPVPVSNFMNAQYFSEITIGTPPQSFKVVLDTGSSNLWVPSQQCGSIACYLHSKYDSSASSTYKENGTEFEIHYGSGSLSGFVSNDVVSIGDLEIKDQDFAEATKEPGLAFAFGRFDGILGLGYDRIAVNGMVPPFYQMVNQKLLDEPVFAFYLDNQDGESEATFGGIDKSKFTGDIEYIPLRRKAYWEVDLEAIAFGDEVAEQENTGAILDTGTSLNVLPSALAELLNKEIGAKKGYNGQYTIECDKRASLPDITFNLAGSNYSLPATDYILEVQGSCISTFQGMDFPEPVGPLVILGDAFLRRYYSVYDLGKNAVGLARAK; encoded by the exons ATGAAGGGCGCTCTTCTTACTGCTGCCGCGCTTCTGGGCTCTGCCCAGGCCGGTGTtcacaagatgaagctcaacaaggTTCCTCTTGCCGACCAGCTT GCTACCAACTCGGTTGAGGACCACCTCCAGAGCCTCGGCCAGAAGTACCTCGGTGCCTCCCGCCCCAAGAATGCTGCCGATTACGCCTTCGCTACCAACACCGTCAACGTCGAGGGTGGCCACCCCGTCCCCGTCTCCAACTTTATGAACGCCCAGT ACTTCTCTGAGATCACCATCGGTACTCCTCCccagagcttcaaggtcGTCCTCGACACTGGTAGCTCCAACCTCTGGGTTCCTTCCCAGCAGTGTGGCAGCATCGCCTGCTACCTCCACTCTAAGTACGACTCGTCCGCTTCCTCGACTTACAAGGAAAATGGCACCGAGTTCGAGATCCACTACGGATCTGGCAGCTTGTCTGGTTTCGTCTCCAATGATGTTGTCTCCATCGGCGacctcgagatcaaggaccAGGACTTTGCTGAGGCCACCAAGGAGCCCGGTCTGGCTTTCGCCTTTGGTCGCTTCGACGGTATCCTTGGTCTCGGCTACGACCGCATTGCCGTGAACGGCATGGTCCCTCCCTTCTACCAGATGGTCaaccagaagcttctggatgagCCCGTCTTTGCTTTCTACCTCGATAACCAGGATGGCGAGAGCGAGGCTACCTTTGGTGGTATCGACAAGTCCAAGTTCACTGGAGACATCGAGTACATTCCCCTCCGCCGCAAGGCTTACTGGgaggttgaccttgaagccattgctttcggtgatgaggttgctgagcaggagaaCACTGGTGCCATCCTCGACACCGGCACCTCCCTGAACGTCCTCCCCAGCGCTCTCGCTGAGCTTCTGAACAAGGAGATTGGCGCTAAGAAGGGCTACAACGGCCAGTACACTATTGAGTGTGACAAGCGCGCTTCTCTTCCCGATATCACTTTCAACCTTGCTGGATCCAACTACAGCCTCCCCGCCACTGACTACATCCTCGAGGTTCAGGGCAGCTGTATCTCTACCTTCCAGGGTATGGACTTCCCTGAGCCTGTAGGACCTCTTGTTATTCTCGGTGATGCTTTCCTCCGACGATACTACTCTGTCTATGACCTCGGCAAGAACGCCGTTGGTCTGGCTCGTGCCAAGTAA
- a CDS encoding hypothetical protein (At least one base has a quality score < 10), protein MSSSIAIPAGPSATRPFHKGTGSSPNSPFGTPSSSPPSAGKDKALHNRRPSLLSSSLSKQECTVINVGDPEGTPRLISYLSSSQGFAWNPEIFLPSYIDCDYVPLENRRDPVHEIILTDDESKNLLPH, encoded by the exons ATGTCGTCCTCTATCGCCATTCCCGCTGGCCCCTCGGCTACCCGTCCATTCCATAAGGGCACCGGCTCTTCTCCAAACAGCCCGTTTGGCACTCCTTCGTCTTCTCCTCCGTCGGCCGGAAAGGACAAGGCCCTGCACAACCGCCGTCCAAGCCTCCTGA GCTCTTCACTCTCCAAGCAAGAATGCACCGTCATTAATGTCGGCGATCCGGAAGGCACTCCCCGGCTG ATCTCCTACCTCTCCTCCAGCCAGGGTTTCGCCTGGAATCCCG AAATCTTTCTCCCATCTTATATCGACTGCGACTATGTTCCCCTCGAGAACCGCCGGGACCCGGTCCACGAGATCATTCTGACCGACGACGAGTCCAAGAACTTGCTACCTCACTAA